The proteins below come from a single Mesobacillus jeotgali genomic window:
- a CDS encoding SET domain-containing protein yields MIEVKTSEISDGEFNRGIFATRDIAKGELIHEAPVLSYPNDQHVHIEKTALADYAFEYGINHSAILLGYGMLFNHSYEPNATYEINFDNHTFDFYAYRDISAGEEIFINYNGEEDNNDPLWFNKEEE; encoded by the coding sequence ATGATTGAAGTTAAAACTTCTGAAATTAGCGATGGGGAATTCAATAGAGGGATATTCGCAACTCGTGATATTGCAAAAGGCGAATTGATCCATGAGGCTCCCGTGCTATCGTATCCGAACGACCAGCATGTCCATATCGAGAAAACGGCGCTGGCGGATTATGCCTTCGAATATGGCATTAATCATTCTGCTATCCTTCTCGGATATGGAATGTTATTCAACCACTCATACGAGCCTAACGCAACGTATGAAATCAATTTTGACAATCACACATTTGATTTCTATGCCTATCGTGATATCAGCGCCGGGGAAGAAATTTTCATTAACTATAATGGGGAAGAGGATAATAACGACCCATTATGGTTCAACAAAGAAGAAGAGTAA